A single genomic interval of Microbulbifer variabilis harbors:
- a CDS encoding porin translates to MNKTALSLAIVAMIPTLANAQEEGDVLDFYGKANVTFQSADEGDGSVTDVQSNASRLGVKGEIALTDGIKGIYRMEYEVDMDGDADDTFSQRNIYAGLEGGFGQVIAGKFDTPLKVAQKKVDLFNDLEGDIKSLITSSDNREEDALQYTTPSFAGFKASAAYISNKDEVIGYEIIGQNDDGSDILGKEIKRNNGISTAIAYDNNGVYMAYAFDQDVEGQDVDVQRFVAQYNIGPVQVGALFEDQENADGENADGWMSSVAYKIEQWTLKAQYGQSDIKKEDGETYSLGVDYKFNSAAKVFGFYTDETADGDYDRSYAGIGAEYKF, encoded by the coding sequence ATGAATAAGACCGCTCTCTCTCTGGCCATTGTTGCCATGATCCCGACTCTGGCCAACGCCCAAGAAGAAGGCGATGTCCTCGACTTTTACGGCAAAGCCAATGTTACCTTCCAGTCTGCTGACGAAGGTGACGGCTCTGTAACCGATGTTCAAAGCAACGCTTCCCGCCTGGGCGTTAAGGGTGAGATCGCCCTGACCGACGGCATCAAGGGTATCTACCGTATGGAATACGAAGTAGATATGGACGGCGACGCTGATGACACTTTCTCTCAACGCAACATCTACGCTGGACTGGAAGGCGGCTTCGGTCAGGTAATCGCGGGTAAGTTCGACACCCCGTTGAAAGTTGCCCAGAAGAAAGTTGACCTGTTCAACGACCTGGAAGGCGATATTAAAAGCCTGATCACCAGCAGCGACAACCGCGAAGAAGACGCTCTGCAGTACACTACCCCGTCTTTCGCGGGCTTCAAAGCTTCTGCTGCTTATATCAGCAATAAAGATGAGGTAATTGGTTACGAGATCATTGGCCAAAATGATGATGGCAGTGACATCTTAGGCAAAGAAATCAAGCGCAATAACGGCATCTCCACTGCTATTGCTTACGATAACAACGGCGTTTACATGGCCTACGCTTTCGACCAAGACGTTGAAGGCCAGGACGTTGACGTTCAGCGCTTTGTAGCCCAGTACAACATCGGCCCTGTACAGGTTGGTGCCCTGTTTGAAGACCAGGAAAACGCTGACGGTGAAAACGCTGACGGCTGGATGAGCTCTGTAGCTTACAAAATCGAGCAGTGGACTCTGAAAGCTCAGTACGGTCAGTCTGACATTAAGAAAGAAGACGGCGAAACTTACAGCCTGGGTGTTGACTACAAGTTCAACAGCGCCGCTAAAGTATTCGGCTTCTACACCGACGAAACAGCTGATGGCGATTACGACCGCAGCTATGCCGGTATCGGTGCTGAATACAAGTTCTAA
- a CDS encoding DNA internalization-related competence protein ComEC/Rec2 — protein sequence MDWDPKTTLWLWSPTLALWVFSLSVAAIGLLPSLPEIGGVLWLYIIAFLLLVSLPQTRALCLLLVISLLGALWALSSNKAALEQRLSESAHGIDQRLRVEVVSLPEVRSNPALQRGATRDIRFQARILEPGPGEVHSGSLLYLTWYRADVEVQRLLRGNSHWDLPVRLKRPRGSVNPHTFDYEGWLLRRGVYATGYVRPQNGDPQWLSQGMGLSALRDAFRQKLQRLPINQSALVTALLLGDRSGLSRADSDLLKQTGTAHLLAISGLHVGMVAGFLLLLGQVLARALGVLMGTCPRWIPMLLALIGTLTYTLLAGAPLSAQRALVMTWVLLLAWHWRRRVGAGLAFSLALALVLIIQPLAFFGAGFWLSFAAVGALLLGFSGRSSVRQERTTENGVEGSEASAHVGMKRHVEAWFLRWFSTFVQLLRSQWLVALGLILPSVVYFSGYSSGGMLLNLMAIPWLGLIILPALMLGTLLLGTGLGIWCFKFADWQLTLLMEMLKYARDFVPTWQPLITPQSTTLLVLSALGALLLILPRGVPGRYLGCLFLLPLLQSMLPVSTPGRQGLTFTALDVGQGLALSVRSQEARLVFDTGPLSPSGWSAGGAIVAPYLSGVGVRELDVLVVSHGDRDHAGGVAALLQSLPVNNFYAPGQLGKKLVGDFDIRADSCVAGERLYFGELSVRWLWPLQRKIDGEENDQSCVALIEWQQVRILLTGDITSSVERRLVELYPMEKPVDLLVAPHHGSKTSSSQTLLSWARPERVIFSAGYRHHFGHPHANVVARYRAMDTQAFNTAQSGAVELSWKRGTSEPVISWGRSAPRFWYADHNGEAEPSGRLSRREQL from the coding sequence GTGGATTGGGACCCTAAGACTACTCTGTGGCTATGGAGCCCTACGCTGGCCCTTTGGGTCTTCTCTCTATCAGTTGCTGCCATTGGTTTGTTGCCGTCTCTACCAGAAATAGGGGGAGTACTGTGGCTATATATTATTGCCTTCCTATTGTTGGTTTCCCTCCCTCAAACACGCGCTCTCTGCCTATTACTTGTCATCTCGTTGCTCGGTGCTCTCTGGGCTTTATCGAGCAATAAAGCCGCGCTTGAGCAGCGTTTATCTGAATCGGCTCATGGCATTGATCAACGCCTAAGGGTTGAGGTTGTATCCCTCCCCGAGGTCAGGAGTAATCCAGCGTTACAGAGGGGTGCTACCCGGGATATACGCTTCCAGGCGAGAATACTGGAGCCGGGGCCGGGGGAAGTTCATTCAGGTAGCCTTCTTTATCTCACCTGGTACCGCGCAGATGTTGAGGTGCAAAGGCTGCTGCGAGGTAATAGCCACTGGGATTTACCGGTGCGGTTAAAGCGTCCACGCGGTAGTGTAAATCCCCATACCTTTGACTATGAGGGCTGGCTCTTACGGCGGGGTGTTTATGCAACGGGGTATGTGCGCCCGCAAAATGGTGACCCACAGTGGTTGAGCCAGGGCATGGGGCTATCCGCCCTGCGAGATGCTTTTAGGCAGAAGCTTCAAAGGCTACCGATAAACCAAAGCGCCCTGGTTACAGCACTGTTACTAGGGGATCGCAGCGGCCTTTCCCGTGCCGACAGTGACCTGTTAAAGCAGACAGGGACGGCACACCTTTTGGCAATATCGGGCCTGCATGTGGGCATGGTGGCTGGGTTTTTACTGCTGTTGGGGCAGGTATTGGCGAGGGCTCTCGGGGTATTGATGGGGACCTGTCCCAGGTGGATTCCGATGTTGTTGGCGCTTATTGGCACTCTAACCTATACCTTGTTGGCTGGCGCTCCTCTCTCCGCCCAAAGGGCCCTGGTGATGACCTGGGTATTGCTGCTGGCTTGGCATTGGCGGCGACGGGTAGGCGCTGGCTTGGCTTTTTCTCTCGCTTTGGCATTAGTGCTAATTATCCAGCCATTGGCTTTCTTCGGAGCCGGGTTTTGGCTGTCATTCGCCGCTGTGGGTGCGCTTCTCTTGGGGTTTTCTGGGCGTAGCTCTGTTAGGCAAGAGAGGACAACGGAGAACGGTGTGGAGGGAAGTGAGGCGAGTGCTCATGTGGGGATGAAAAGGCACGTGGAAGCTTGGTTTTTACGCTGGTTCTCCACCTTTGTACAATTATTGCGCAGCCAATGGCTGGTGGCGCTGGGTTTGATTTTACCCTCGGTAGTGTATTTTTCTGGGTACAGCTCTGGCGGGATGCTGCTGAACCTGATGGCAATTCCCTGGCTTGGTTTGATAATACTGCCGGCCTTGATGCTTGGCACCTTACTGTTAGGGACTGGCCTTGGAATCTGGTGCTTTAAATTTGCCGACTGGCAACTGACTCTTCTCATGGAAATGCTGAAGTATGCCCGGGATTTTGTTCCTACCTGGCAGCCTTTGATAACGCCTCAAAGCACAACCCTGCTTGTCTTATCTGCACTGGGCGCCCTGTTATTAATCTTACCCAGGGGTGTGCCGGGACGATATCTGGGCTGCTTGTTTCTGCTTCCTTTGCTCCAATCTATGCTGCCTGTTTCGACACCAGGTCGTCAGGGGCTTACTTTCACCGCTTTGGATGTTGGCCAGGGTCTGGCTCTCTCGGTCCGCTCCCAAGAAGCGCGCCTTGTCTTTGACACCGGACCTCTCTCGCCATCGGGTTGGAGTGCTGGAGGGGCCATTGTTGCTCCTTATTTGAGTGGAGTCGGGGTGAGAGAACTCGATGTGTTGGTTGTCAGCCATGGTGACAGGGATCATGCGGGTGGGGTGGCGGCGCTATTGCAGTCACTGCCCGTCAATAATTTCTATGCTCCAGGGCAACTGGGAAAAAAACTGGTGGGGGATTTTGATATTCGAGCAGACTCCTGTGTCGCGGGTGAAAGGCTTTATTTCGGTGAGCTCTCTGTACGTTGGTTATGGCCACTGCAAAGAAAAATTGATGGAGAGGAAAATGATCAAAGTTGTGTGGCTCTAATTGAATGGCAACAAGTGCGTATTTTACTTACTGGTGATATTACAAGCTCGGTAGAACGCCGTCTTGTGGAGCTTTATCCAATGGAGAAGCCAGTAGATTTATTGGTGGCGCCTCATCATGGTTCTAAGACTTCTTCATCCCAGACTTTACTGAGCTGGGCAAGGCCTGAGCGAGTGATATTCAGCGCAGGCTATCGTCATCATTTTGGCCATCCCCATGCGAATGTAGTCGCACGTTATCGTGCGATGGATACACAAGCTTTTAATACAGCACAAAGTGGAGCTGTCGAGCTTTCTTGGAAAAGAGGCACCTCGGAGCCTGTGATCAGCTGGGGTCGTTCAGCGCCACGGTTTTGGTATGCGGATCACAATGGCGAGGCTGAGCCGAGTGGAAGACTTAGCCGCCGAGAGCAGCTGTGA
- a CDS encoding MotA/TolQ/ExbB proton channel family protein produces MFEIIKSGGWLMLPILLCSVAVIAISIERFWTLNPQRIAPRTLLGEVWGWLKSNQVNSEKLKELRDSSPLGRIFAAGLSNSRHGREVMRDSIEETASQVVHELERFLNALGTIAAIAPLIGLLGTVIGMIQVFTAIMLEGTGNAGILAGGISQALITTAAGLTVAIPALMAHRYFQRRVDTIVVTMEQEAVKLVDALHSDRKIEKAA; encoded by the coding sequence GTGTTTGAAATAATAAAATCTGGCGGCTGGTTGATGTTGCCGATCCTGTTGTGTTCCGTTGCTGTTATTGCTATCAGCATTGAGCGTTTTTGGACGCTGAATCCCCAGCGTATTGCACCGCGCACTTTACTTGGAGAAGTGTGGGGGTGGCTAAAAAGCAACCAGGTCAATAGTGAGAAACTTAAGGAGCTACGTGATTCCAGCCCACTCGGACGAATTTTTGCCGCAGGACTTTCCAATTCCCGCCACGGCCGTGAAGTAATGAGAGACAGTATTGAGGAAACTGCAAGCCAGGTAGTACACGAGCTGGAGCGTTTCCTCAATGCCCTCGGCACCATCGCCGCGATTGCGCCATTGATCGGTTTGCTTGGGACTGTCATCGGTATGATCCAGGTTTTCACGGCAATTATGCTGGAGGGCACCGGCAATGCGGGTATTTTGGCCGGTGGTATCAGCCAGGCTCTGATTACTACAGCGGCGGGTTTGACTGTGGCGATTCCAGCGCTAATGGCGCACAGATACTTCCAGCGCCGAGTGGATACTATTGTGGTAACCATGGAACAGGAAGCCGTGAAGCTGGTGGATGCCTTACACAGTGACCGCAAAATTGAAAAAGCGGCCTGA
- a CDS encoding ExbD/TolR family protein yields MQFRRQTKEQDGVNLTPLIDVVFLLLIFFMVSTTFTKESHLKLNLPEAAGPQAEEQPRSVEILISADGSYSVNGQGLINKKLTTLKSALSEVSAGEYNRPLVITADATAHHQAVVRAMDAAGQLGFVNLSITTRQPEEN; encoded by the coding sequence ATGCAATTTCGCCGCCAAACCAAAGAGCAGGATGGGGTAAACCTTACGCCATTAATCGATGTGGTCTTTCTTCTGCTGATTTTCTTTATGGTGTCGACCACATTCACCAAAGAGAGCCATTTGAAGTTAAATTTGCCCGAGGCCGCTGGGCCTCAGGCAGAAGAGCAGCCTCGTTCTGTTGAAATTCTGATCAGTGCCGATGGTTCTTATTCGGTAAATGGCCAGGGGTTGATCAACAAAAAGTTGACCACTTTGAAATCTGCGCTGTCGGAAGTTTCTGCAGGCGAGTACAATCGCCCGCTTGTGATAACCGCCGACGCTACAGCTCACCATCAGGCTGTGGTGCGGGCAATGGATGCCGCTGGACAGCTAGGCTTTGTCAACCTAAGCATTACTACACGGCAACCAGAAGAGAACTAG
- the msbA gene encoding lipid A export permease/ATP-binding protein MsbA, whose translation MPPRKPQHGAHTYRRLLAYARPHLAIFAVAVLGFFLFSTMGVSLIAVTELLLDAVGAGIQESRGFLSKYVASYYPDGVMPQETARWLVPLAMLIIILLRAIGNFVGSYGLAYVGRAIIHQLRSQLFEKIGQLPSAYFDRYTGAYLISKVSYNVEQVTNSITKAVKVLFRETFTTVALLAYLLLVNWKLTLTFFLFAPLIALIVRTVGKRFRKLSHRIQNSMGDVTHVTQEAINGYQVVRMYGGQEYENSRFESASDNNRRQFMKLVVANNASVSVIQILVGLSTATIVWFALAPGMVESMTAGVFAAYIGAAASLAKPVRSLSEVFADIQKGIAAAESIFEVMDTPSEPEGGREVLPKPVRGAVTFESLDFSYDEAAPQVLSNISFSVEPGETVALVGASGSGKTTLASLLARFYEPTGGRILLDGVDISTVPLQDLRRHISMVSQNIVLFNDSVYRNIAYGDLEGAPKENVLRAIELAHAANFIEELPQGLETVLGDNAQMLSGGQRQRLSIARALLKDAPVLILDEATSALDNESERHIQSALTEVMKNRTTFVIAHRLSTIESADRILVMEKGRIVESGKHSELLARGGRYATLLQQQTMG comes from the coding sequence ATGCCCCCCCGTAAACCACAGCACGGGGCGCACACCTATCGTCGTTTACTCGCGTACGCTCGGCCGCACCTAGCGATTTTTGCTGTTGCAGTGCTGGGATTTTTCCTGTTTTCCACCATGGGCGTCAGCTTAATTGCCGTTACGGAGCTGCTGTTAGATGCGGTGGGCGCTGGCATCCAAGAAAGCAGAGGTTTTCTCTCGAAATACGTAGCCTCCTATTATCCCGATGGGGTAATGCCACAGGAGACTGCGCGTTGGCTGGTACCTCTGGCCATGCTCATCATTATTCTGCTGCGTGCGATTGGTAACTTTGTTGGCAGTTATGGTCTCGCCTATGTGGGGCGCGCAATTATTCACCAGTTGCGCTCGCAGTTGTTTGAGAAGATTGGCCAGCTGCCTAGTGCCTATTTTGATCGTTACACGGGTGCCTACCTGATTTCCAAAGTCTCATACAATGTTGAGCAGGTTACCAATTCCATTACCAAGGCGGTTAAGGTTTTATTTCGCGAGACTTTTACTACCGTTGCGCTGCTGGCTTACTTGTTGTTGGTGAACTGGAAGCTGACATTGACCTTTTTCCTTTTTGCCCCCTTGATTGCTCTAATCGTGCGTACGGTGGGCAAACGATTCCGTAAACTGAGCCATCGCATCCAAAACTCCATGGGTGATGTCACTCATGTTACCCAGGAGGCGATTAATGGCTATCAAGTAGTACGGATGTATGGTGGCCAAGAATATGAGAATTCACGTTTTGAATCTGCCAGTGACAATAACCGCCGACAATTTATGAAGCTGGTGGTGGCCAACAATGCCAGCGTGTCGGTGATTCAGATTCTGGTTGGCCTATCTACTGCAACTATTGTGTGGTTTGCCCTGGCTCCGGGTATGGTGGAATCCATGACCGCGGGGGTCTTTGCCGCTTATATTGGTGCCGCAGCTTCTCTGGCCAAGCCTGTTCGCAGCCTTTCAGAAGTTTTTGCAGATATTCAGAAGGGAATTGCCGCCGCGGAAAGTATTTTCGAAGTAATGGATACCCCCAGTGAGCCAGAGGGCGGCCGCGAGGTGTTGCCCAAGCCGGTGCGTGGTGCGGTTACCTTTGAGTCTCTCGATTTTAGTTACGATGAGGCCGCTCCCCAGGTGCTGTCGAATATTAGCTTCTCGGTGGAGCCGGGCGAAACAGTTGCGCTGGTAGGGGCGTCGGGTTCTGGTAAAACAACGCTTGCCAGTCTGCTGGCGCGTTTTTACGAGCCTACTGGCGGGCGCATCCTTCTTGATGGAGTCGATATTTCAACGGTTCCCCTACAAGATTTACGCCGACATATCAGCATGGTGTCCCAAAATATCGTCCTATTTAACGACAGCGTCTATCGCAACATCGCCTATGGCGATTTGGAAGGGGCACCGAAAGAGAATGTCTTGCGGGCTATCGAGTTGGCGCATGCGGCTAACTTTATTGAGGAGCTACCTCAAGGTTTGGAAACTGTATTGGGAGACAATGCCCAGATGCTTTCCGGTGGCCAAAGACAGCGATTGTCTATTGCGCGGGCGCTATTAAAAGATGCACCGGTATTGATTCTCGATGAGGCAACTTCAGCACTGGACAATGAATCAGAGCGCCATATCCAGTCGGCTCTGACAGAAGTTATGAAAAATCGCACCACCTTTGTGATAGCCCACCGTCTCAGTACGATTGAAAGTGCCGATCGAATCCTGGTTATGGAGAAAGGGCGTATCGTAGAGAGTGGCAAGCACAGCGAACTGCTCGCCCGCGGTGGGCGATATGCCACATTATTACAACAGCAGACAATGGGTTAG
- the lpxK gene encoding tetraacyldisaccharide 4'-kinase → MSLEDWFNKRWYKKDGTSPALSLLTPLELLYSGVSNRRRVISSRTPPEPLSVPVIVVGNITVGGAGKTPLVAELARWLKERGKNPGIVSRGYGGRAEQYPYQVTAQSHPLESGDEPLMLHLITGVPVMVSPNRSEAARALVDYHQCDVILSDDGLQHYSLWRSFEICVVDGSRGLGNGHMLPRGPLREPISRLQSVDLVVSNGEPEASVKQQCGALLEYQMTLEPACWHQFNLDQTSTLRLTSGPEPGPCHGVAAIGNPKRFFRALQRMGYKVMEQPFADHHQFSPQELHFDGETPVIMTMKDAVKCRDFWESHWWALEVRAKLSDLFYQKVHQHLQQFSKDEK, encoded by the coding sequence ATGTCACTGGAAGACTGGTTCAACAAGCGCTGGTACAAGAAAGACGGTACAAGCCCTGCCTTATCTCTGCTTACGCCTTTGGAGTTGCTCTATAGCGGAGTGAGTAATCGGCGCAGGGTGATCAGTTCCCGCACCCCACCGGAACCACTATCGGTACCTGTTATTGTTGTAGGCAATATCACCGTCGGTGGTGCCGGTAAGACGCCATTGGTGGCAGAGTTGGCTCGCTGGCTAAAAGAGCGGGGTAAAAATCCCGGGATTGTTAGCCGTGGCTATGGCGGTCGTGCAGAGCAATATCCCTACCAGGTAACTGCTCAGTCTCACCCTCTGGAATCCGGTGATGAGCCGCTGATGTTGCATTTGATCACCGGGGTACCGGTGATGGTTTCTCCCAATCGCAGCGAAGCGGCGAGGGCGTTAGTTGATTACCACCAGTGTGATGTGATCCTCTCTGATGATGGTTTACAGCATTACAGCCTCTGGCGAAGCTTTGAAATCTGCGTGGTGGATGGCAGTCGCGGTCTCGGTAATGGGCATATGCTCCCTCGTGGCCCTTTGCGGGAACCCATTAGTCGTTTACAGAGTGTCGATTTGGTGGTGAGTAATGGCGAGCCTGAAGCCAGTGTGAAACAGCAGTGCGGTGCGCTACTGGAATACCAGATGACTCTGGAGCCTGCCTGCTGGCACCAGTTTAACCTTGATCAGACCTCTACGCTGCGCCTGACCTCAGGCCCTGAGCCAGGCCCCTGCCATGGGGTGGCAGCGATAGGAAACCCCAAACGTTTTTTCCGCGCACTGCAACGTATGGGCTACAAGGTGATGGAGCAGCCCTTTGCGGATCATCACCAGTTCAGTCCCCAGGAGCTGCATTTCGATGGCGAGACACCAGTGATTATGACGATGAAAGACGCGGTGAAGTGTCGCGATTTCTGGGAGAGTCACTGGTGGGCGCTGGAAGTGCGTGCCAAGTTGTCAGATCTTTTTTATCAGAAGGTGCACCAGCACCTGCAACAGTTCTCCAAAGATGAAAAATAA
- the kdsB gene encoding 3-deoxy-manno-octulosonate cytidylyltransferase — protein sequence MKNKHSFDVIIPARFGSSRLPGKPLADIAGKPMVQHVFERACESDAERVIVATDDMRVAEAVRGFGGEVCMTSADHASGTDRLQEVAVNLGLADDRILVNVQGDEPLIPAQVINQVAANLAENTRAGVATLCEPILAVEDFRNPNIVKVVAAQSGLARYFSRAPIPWPRDAFAVHANELPQGLEPRRHIGIYAYRVALLQSFVTWPVAPLEQFEALEQLRFLYHDENIHVAVACAEVPGGVDTEQDLQRMRELLG from the coding sequence ATGAAAAATAAACACTCATTTGATGTCATTATTCCCGCCCGCTTTGGCTCCAGTCGTTTACCGGGCAAGCCTTTGGCAGATATTGCCGGCAAACCCATGGTTCAGCATGTCTTTGAGAGGGCTTGCGAGAGTGATGCAGAGAGGGTCATCGTCGCCACCGACGATATGCGAGTAGCGGAGGCAGTTCGAGGCTTTGGCGGTGAGGTGTGCATGACCTCTGCTGATCACGCATCGGGCACTGACCGCCTACAGGAAGTCGCTGTTAACCTGGGTTTAGCCGATGACCGTATTCTGGTGAATGTACAGGGGGATGAACCCTTAATTCCCGCTCAGGTAATTAATCAGGTAGCCGCTAACCTTGCGGAAAATACCCGCGCCGGTGTGGCTACCCTGTGCGAACCTATTCTTGCGGTGGAGGATTTCCGCAACCCTAATATTGTTAAGGTGGTTGCTGCACAATCCGGGTTAGCCCGCTATTTCTCCCGTGCGCCGATACCTTGGCCGCGCGATGCCTTTGCTGTGCACGCAAATGAGTTGCCGCAGGGGTTGGAACCGCGCCGTCATATCGGTATCTATGCTTATCGTGTAGCGCTGCTGCAAAGTTTTGTTACTTGGCCAGTGGCGCCGCTGGAGCAGTTTGAAGCCCTAGAGCAGCTGCGTTTTTTGTATCACGATGAGAATATTCATGTGGCTGTTGCCTGCGCGGAGGTGCCCGGTGGTGTAGACACCGAGCAGGATCTCCAGCGAATGCGTGAGCTTCTCGGTTAA
- the murB gene encoding UDP-N-acetylmuramate dehydrogenase: protein MLTDDFPGLVIQVDLRGLLIEPNSQGHTIEAAAGENWHQLVMATVNSGIGGLENLALIPGKIGAAPIQNIGAYGIELCDRFTSLQAMEVATGELHDFTKDDCGFAYRDSVFKGRLRDQYIITQVNLQLPQDWQPRVDYPALRQYISQHNWDANHPTPTQIAQAVTDIRSNKLPLPTEIPNAGSFFKNPVVDTDLYQSLKAEHPDLVAFAAGEDWKLAAGWLIDRAGWRGLRRSAVGVHERQALVLINPGRGAGRELVQLAQDIAADIHSKFGVSLEPEPRFYP from the coding sequence GTGTTGACCGATGATTTCCCAGGTCTTGTTATCCAGGTCGACTTGCGAGGACTTTTAATAGAGCCCAATAGTCAGGGGCATACTATTGAAGCTGCGGCTGGGGAAAATTGGCACCAGCTGGTTATGGCTACTGTCAACAGTGGCATAGGTGGACTTGAAAATCTTGCACTGATTCCCGGTAAGATTGGTGCGGCACCGATCCAAAATATAGGTGCCTACGGTATCGAGTTGTGTGATCGCTTTACAAGCTTGCAGGCTATGGAAGTTGCCACAGGTGAGCTGCACGATTTTACTAAAGACGATTGTGGTTTTGCCTATCGGGATAGTGTTTTTAAAGGGCGTCTGCGCGACCAGTATATTATTACCCAGGTGAATTTGCAGTTGCCACAAGACTGGCAGCCGCGCGTAGACTACCCGGCACTGCGCCAATATATTTCGCAGCACAATTGGGATGCAAACCACCCGACACCTACTCAGATTGCTCAAGCGGTTACTGATATCCGGAGTAACAAACTGCCTTTGCCTACTGAGATCCCCAATGCCGGGAGTTTTTTCAAAAACCCGGTGGTAGATACGGATCTCTATCAGAGTCTAAAAGCAGAGCATCCCGATCTAGTTGCTTTCGCGGCCGGCGAGGATTGGAAGCTTGCCGCTGGTTGGTTAATAGATCGCGCTGGCTGGCGTGGTTTACGGCGCAGTGCGGTTGGAGTCCATGAGCGCCAGGCACTGGTGCTGATTAATCCTGGTAGGGGAGCAGGCCGTGAATTAGTACAGCTTGCTCAGGATATTGCTGCCGATATACATTCAAAATTTGGTGTTTCCCTCGAGCCGGAGCCACGCTTTTACCCTTAA
- a CDS encoding response regulator: MIKVLVVDDHDLVRMGISRMLSDVEDIEVVGDANCGEEALEFVRETAVDVILMDVKMPGMGGLEATRKLLNRCPEVKVVAVSALDDDLFPGRLMQAGAMGYVTKGADLEEMVRAIHTVMNGGVFISNSMATKMALRNVSGQSDNLSPFEKLSKRELQTADMIVNGAKVAEIAKSLSVSPKTVNSYRYRIFEKLNINSDVELTLLAVKYQILDPEAAL, from the coding sequence TTGATCAAAGTCTTAGTGGTGGATGATCACGACCTTGTGCGAATGGGGATTTCGCGCATGTTGAGTGACGTCGAGGATATTGAAGTTGTTGGCGATGCGAATTGTGGCGAAGAAGCGCTGGAATTCGTGCGTGAGACTGCGGTTGATGTCATCTTGATGGATGTAAAAATGCCAGGAATGGGTGGCTTGGAGGCTACCCGCAAGCTGTTAAACCGCTGTCCTGAAGTCAAAGTAGTGGCTGTTAGCGCCCTGGATGACGACCTGTTTCCTGGCCGCCTAATGCAAGCCGGTGCTATGGGCTATGTGACCAAGGGGGCAGATCTTGAAGAGATGGTGCGTGCAATTCATACAGTAATGAATGGTGGAGTTTTTATCAGTAACTCCATGGCTACCAAAATGGCTCTGCGCAATGTCTCAGGTCAATCGGATAACCTTTCTCCCTTTGAAAAACTTTCTAAACGTGAGTTGCAAACTGCGGACATGATTGTGAATGGAGCCAAGGTTGCTGAGATTGCCAAGTCCCTTTCGGTCAGCCCTAAAACCGTAAATAGCTACCGTTATCGGATATTTGAAAAGCTGAATATTAACAGCGATGTGGAATTGACCTTGCTTGCCGTCAAGTACCAGATACTCGACCCCGAAGCAGCGCTCTAA